One stretch of Cryptococcus neoformans var. neoformans B-3501A chromosome 5, whole genome shotgun sequence DNA includes these proteins:
- a CDS encoding hypothetical protein (Match to EST gb|CF185283.1|CF185283) codes for MSSIYPEAASTGAIRQTEGVKSLPRCILLSPVLPLPPSPAMSAQEHMPPPTLKRARPHSTNLSSSSATPTAQPPASSALAAPHTTSRAKRRKPEPVGVEREREKEPESEVKVKIDFNDLPVETLYKYLEAHDLLPRWEPSPWSEEPCIPRMPFFLSGHRAFEHALLTWSSCSPCKKANQLYTIPPAAPTPVPPASVFPTNHDPSPPLERTPSMAPGAEEDVKPTMGTVGIGAEESAAADTGDAGGAADGTTFTSGEKTDGAQQTNGAEEAHQSTNGQVEGGETTAAAPSGQGETTAEEPNGPTTSYDAPIVPVEPPISLDAPSHIPSTADAPPASPHSTPPPPTPPTTRSKTLPSRRPATPPPPSPPPPIRRGVMTLSDVLAAKHVLAEKANAHWAKGLGGGQNKESETIVNFLYKMKVGPGRLLRVYNPMTSAQPPWL; via the exons ATGAGCAGTATTTACCCTGAGGCTGCCTCCACCGGGGCAATTCGCCAAACTGAAGGTGTAAAGTCACTCCCCCGCTGCATATTGCTCTCCCCCGtgctccccctccccccctcccccgccaTGTCAGCACAAGAACACATGCCGCCGCCGACCCTCAAACGAGCGCGGCCGCACTCCACAAAtctctcctccagctcAGCCACGCCCACAGCACAGCCGCCAGCCTCGTCCGCCCTTGCCGCTCCCCATACAACGTCCAGAGCAAAGAGACGAAAGCCAGAGCCCGTCGGTGTCGAAAGGGAGCGCGAAAAAGAGCCGGAGAGTGAGGTCAAGGTAAAG ATTGACTTTAACGACCTGCCTGTCGAGACACTGTACAAGTACCTCGAAGCGCATGATCTGTTACCCAGATGGGAGCCTTCTCCATGGTCAGAAGAGCCATGTATCCCTCGtatgcctttttttttgtcgGGACACCGCGCATTCGAGCATGCCTTGCTGACTtggtcttcttgttctCCTTGCAAAAAAGCCAACCAACTATACACGATCCCACCTGCTGCCCCCACACCCGTACCCCCCGCATCTGTGTTCCCCACCAACCATGACCCTTCGCCTCCTCTGGAACGTACACCCTCGATGGCTCCAGGCGCCGAGGAAGATGTCAAGCCTACGATGGGGACTGTTGGTATCGGCGCCGAAGAgtcagctgctgctgataCTGGCGACGCTGGCGGTGCTGCTGATGGCACAACGTTTACATCGGGAGAAAAGACTGATGGCGCCCAACAAACGAATGGCGCAGAGGAAGCGCACCAAAGCACCAATGGCCAAGTGGAAGGGGGCGAAACGACAGCTGCTGCTCCATCTGGGCAAGGCGAGACAACTGCCGAAGAACCCAATGGCCCGACGACCAGCTACGACGCGCCCATCGTCCCTGTTGAACCTCCTATCAGCCTGGACGCTCCCTCCCACATCCCCTCAACAGCAGACGCACCCCCCGCATCTCCGCACTCcacccctccccctcctaCTCCGCCTACAACCCGCTCCAAGACTTTACCCTCCCGTCGCCCCGCGACCCCCCCGcctccttcaccacctcctcctaTCAGGCGGGGGGTCATGACCCTTTCCGACGTGCTGGCTGCCAAACACGTCTTGGCGGAAAAGGCGAATGCACATTGGGCAAAAGGTCTGGGAGGCGGTCAGAATAAAGAAAGCGAGACGATTGTCAATTTTTTGTacaagatgaaggtcgGACCTG GACGTTTACTGAGGGTTTACAACCCCATGACATCAGCTCAGCCGCCCTGGCTATGA
- a CDS encoding hypothetical protein (HMMPfam hit to DUF652, Protein of unknown function, DUF652, score: 229.2, E(): 7.3e-66), whose product MIKPSDPRLKENVEKAAKKAEKEKAAEERKAVAQVSSSLFLSHNTDLGPPYRILVDTNFINFSIQNKIELVQGMMDCLMAKCIPTITDCVLAELEKLGPKYRLALKIAKDPRFERLHCDHNGTYADDCLVQRVTVHKCYIVATCDRDLRRRIRKVPGVPLMYVVKRRYQIERLPEGGASF is encoded by the exons ATGATCAAGCCCAGCGACCCTCGGCT GAAAGAAAACGTCGAAAAGGCAGCAAAGAAGGccgagaaggaaaaggctgCGGAAGAACGCAAAGCTGT TGCCCAGGTCTCTTCAagtcttttcctttcgCACAACACCGATCTTGGTCCTCCTTACCGTATTTTGGTGGATACCAACTTTATCAATTTCTCGATCCAGAACAAGATTGAGCTTGTGCAGGGGATGATGGACTGCTTGATGGCCAAATGTATCCCAACCATAACGGATTGTGTGTTGGCAGAGTTGGAAAAGTTGGGGCCAAAGTACAGGCTTGCGTTGAA GATTGCAAAGGACCCGAGGTTTGAGAGATTACATTGTGACC ACAACGGTACATATGCGGACGACTGTCTTGTCCAGAGAGTCACTGTGCACAAGTGCTACATTGTTGCCACC TGCGATAGGGATCTCCGAAGGCGTATAAGAAAAGTTCCTGGTGTACCGCTCATGTATGTCGTCAAGCGTAGATACCAGATTGAGAGATTACCAGA GGGAGGCGCTTCTTTCTAG